The sequence below is a genomic window from Ischnura elegans chromosome 2, ioIscEleg1.1, whole genome shotgun sequence.
GAGAATTTTCTCGACAACAACCCAGGTTTTTCAAAATCATGacaacctttaaaaaaattgattaaaaaactaattttattccataaaaagtaattaattatgtCCCAATATTTTAATAGAGCTAAGCAACTATGCATGAGGCATTAAGAAAATTTGGAGagggttttaatttttattatgattatcagtaaaatagaattttacagGTAAAAAATATCCAACAACATAAGAACTTATAACTATTACAATTAGTAATCAAAGATTTCATTAGTGCTATACTCCcatcagtagcggatccaggatagggacaagggaggggctaagtatggggtaaactcccagcagtagtgggggtccgaacaaaaattaccattctatctagcgtaaattggatatccGAGAGGGGGGATAAGGGGGAATAGTCCCCTtggctccctcccctccatagatctgccactgacTCTCATGTTATAATATATCTCCCTGTCAATTGACCTCTACCGCTTTGCCCAATTCCGaaactatgttttatttttaaatttttataaaacagtAGCTACACCAAATACGCCTTTACGTAAGGCAGCTATGCGTCAATCCTCCATACAATAACTGCCGAGAAAACTAGAACCCAACGTAATTACGATAGTACGCGAAGCAAGACGGGAACACGACCATGGAATGCGTAAAAAAGGATAAGCGTGAGAAAAACAAACTTTTAtccaaaaatattaacatttgaaTGGCACGAGagataattaggaaaaaaaagacaCTAAAAATATAAGGTCGACTGCGAGGCTTTGAATTCTAATTTCCGCAAAAACCGCTAGGAATGAGGGCATTATTGTCGTGTGACATTATCACTGTCATTGATCTCCGGCCTTCGCaagttcttttcctttttttcaacggGGATGCGCGAGAACACACTTGACCCTAGAGCCGAGACGAAACGGACGAGAAGAGATTTCGCAATCTTTCGTGCAGGAAGTGCGTCCTCCACCTGGAAATTCTTCCCCCCCAGTCTTTAACTTCCCCCCCCGGGGGGATGTCCGGCCGGCCACCCCATTGTTCTCTCGACATATAAGTATGTCTGCCGGAGAGGGAAGAGACCAAATAGCGCCGGCTACTTGTGACGAAAAGGAGAACGACACAGGAGATTCAGCCGAAAGGGTGCGAGTGGTCTGCAGAACAGGATGAAGTCCACGGTGAGTGAGCCTAAAATTTGTGAAACCACAGCTAAAGGACCACGCTATAGAAAAAAAGGGAATCAGTAAACTATTTATGGACTTTTCGTCCAAATTTGGGAATTCGCTATTCCCTATTGGCTTCATGACAGATTTTCGAATGGTAGCTTACTTGTTGCCAATGGTGAGGATTGAGTCTTGAAACGCGTTTTCTCATTCGGAAAGTTACACTTATAAAGTTTTCTCCGGCGTacatggtattattttatttttaatctgtgAACTTTTAACGAACTTTGGTACGAATTTCGGAATTCGCTATTCCCTATAGGATTCAGGACAGATTTCCCAATAGTTGCTCACATATTTCAATGGCAAAGATTGAGTCTTGAAAACACCTTTTCTCATTCGGGAAGTGATTCACTTACACAGTGTTGTCCCGGATTATATTTAatgggaattatttcatttttcaaatggcATCAAGAGGTAGAATTTGTAATTCACCAATTCGTAGCCAGTCTATTTTGAGTTTACAGTAGGAGAAGGCATGTGATCGTACAGTAAGTACTCTCAAATAGTCAATGAGGCCAATTTGTGAATAAATTAGGAAAAGCCCCACCTTGGTTATCATTTCTCATGCTGCCGGTACTATGGAGTGGAGCCTATTACAACCAAAATCCGCATTCTATTCAATGATAAAACtcgtaaattttcaaaatcagcataaatttttttcaaaatttttcggCATCGTAATAGGGGTGCTCCTACGTAAGGCAGCTCGATATTTTGCCACCATTTCTGGATCATCGTTAACATCTGTACATGGAAGCACACTTTGTATCAGCTCAATGAAGTACTATTACTATTATTCTTAAAAACGTGATTGATACGATACACCACGGGTCATGCAACGAAATTTCGCGTTCGCTTCAGTCAGTATTCCTTCTCTTAGCACCCTTACAAACCTTAGAAAATTTACATAATAATCACAGTGAACTCAATACATCGTAAGAGACAAAAGGATCTAATCTTGAGGATAAAAGGATGTGATCCATAAGGATAAATGCCcacagtttttttgttttaatctttaaaaaacgAGTGAGAGGAATAATGAGTTAAGACAGtatttaatagaaattattgagTCAACGCCAGAATGAATGATATTAACTCAAAACAAATAGCCATTTCCTTTGAATTCAGATGTCACGAGAGTATCTCCACCCTCAGAAAAGTAGTAAGAATAATCAAAGTTTTTAACCGTTCATACTTGTTGTCCCAATGTTTTGCGGAGTAATTCCATTTCAAATACGAGGACTTGATGAATTACTAAGTCCTTGTATTGAATCGATAATTGCATGTAAAACCAAGCAGTAGCAAATTGTTACcttaaattaaaattcgaaatttaTTCCAGTATCTAAATAATACTCAAACACTAGAATATGTTCACAGCTACAGAAAAAGTAAGACATCACTCAGCTTTCAATATGGAGCGCCATCACTACTGGTAATATCTcctatcaaatttttaattgggTTCATCTCTCTTCAAcgtattttctaattttctttcaactaaaGATAATTTAGCCAATAAATTTGCACTTCAGACGAGCTGCAACGAAATCGCATAGTTATATTCCTTAGATTCTAAGATTGAAAtaatttggattaaaatatcAAAGCAAAAATTATACGACGCGAAACACTTCCCTTAGATTGGCATAGCCAAACGATGCTACgtgggaaacaaaaataaaattccagaATTTCTGTCGACAAAAAATTCTAAGTCAATCGAAAAATGTTTTCTCGTCGCTAATACACAAGCTGAGACAATGTCTTACAGTTAGTGCAACAAACTTCCTTTTAGCGCCGCTAGAATTTAGAACGAATCGAGCGTAATTTGAGGGAATACCAACGCCACTCCAGAGTGCCTAAGAGTAATTTAAGTGTCGCTTCAATCCTTGTAATAAGAGGTACAATGGTTACCCAGtgagtgaaattaatttaaatcagtCTTCCTTagaataatatgacatttttcaCTACCCTTTAACACTGAGCATAATACTGtagggtcgttcactcagaccctaAATCGCAGTTCAAGTTAAGAAGGCGGTAGATGGATGGGAAAAAAAAGGTTACGACTAAAAAAAAATGCTCCCCATTCAACCTCGTAAGTGTTGAATGAGAAAACACGACAGTTTgcgtccacttttcatgagttggtaacGTCATTAGAGATGTGATCATTTTTCATTCAGAGATAACCTTTCATTGGGATATAAAAATCACCCTGTATCgatattaaaatatcaattttataaatcaaatatcaatagatatcaattttaaaataaaattttcgagatAATGTGCTCCCTTCCTTATTGATTCTGAggtgcaatattttctttaaccccAAGTGGATTTCATTTAAAACTTCTAAAGACATCAGCACCAATTCCAAGAACAAGCCCACGGATAATCGTAAGCACTCTCTTGGCAGAAACTTTGAGAAATTCAAATAGTCTTTTTCAAGGGTACTGAACACAATGAGTTCGGGCTAGAATTTATGCCCCGAAACCATGCTGTGAACCAGCTTTGGAACGTCATTGTTTAAACCCCCTCCAAGCGCTAGGCGGATAAAAacgatatttattttcttgagaaCGACAAGTTGAAATCGGTCGGTTGAATATGTGGAATATAAGCGAGAGGCATACGATTTCAAAAATCCTTTTTTGACTAATATGGCCTATTAGGGAGGGGGTTAGCCgtagggtcccaggttcaaatctcgggcGAAGCCGTCGGGTACTCCTAATTCAAAATCCTCGAAGGGCGAGGTGGAGCAGATAAAGGACTTGAACACCTTAACCTGAAATGCGAGATATCTTTCGTCTGTGGCTTAATATGAGTGTGAGATTCACCCTCACCTATCCTTATTAACCCTCGTGTTGAAACGCAGAGAGAGAGACGGGTCAGACCTCAAAATCATGAGGGAATCTGTTGTGAGTTTAACTACAAAATCGACTATagcgtaaaaatatttaataacctTTGCACTATTCCGTTTCCAATTCCCACAGATTCTACTCCTCATTGTCCTGGTGGCCTCCACTCTGGCCATGCCAGCACCAGAAGAAGAGCACAGGGAGTATAGCCGCAGCAAGAGGAGTTTCTTGGGAGGATACGGACTCTACCCGCCGTACGGAGGATACGGTTACGGTTTCCCGGCTTACGGATTCGCCTACCCAGGATACGGCTACCCTTACGGCATCGGCGGATACGGTCTCTACAAGGGATTCGGACATGGTTTCTACGGTTGATGATCCAATATCCACTCTACAATTGATCAAGGCGCAGACGAAAACATATCAAGGGAATAAGTGAAAAAACAATCTCTGAAAATATACAGAATGAGACGTAGAGTGATAACCACTATTTTCGTTCGTCTTACCTTTAAGGCACCTttctgtgattaatttttcagATCCTCATGTCTAAGCATACCATGTTGATACACTTAAACTTCTTCAAATACAGTTTTTGAAAGGAGATTTCAACTGCTGGCACTAGAGAAATTTTGATTATTGACAAGAAGGAAGGAGTTAGAGAAGTTGGTAGTCAGCCAAAAATAAACCTATGAGCTCTATACAAAAACTTATGTACCACGAGCTTTAACTGCACTTCACAACTATACTATGGCTACTAAGACACGATTGTAACGCACGCAGGTTTAAATATATACATGTACtcggattgaaaatatttcttttgaccAATGTAACCAATGtggatttttactttttcaaacttACCACAAGTACTTGAAATTTCAAaggtaataaattttaaacttaaatgagtgcatttttaattttgcagaatGTATCACATTGACATATGCAATGGCGCGAGATTGTagaaatgtattaaattttatccAGCCATTCTACCCAGGTAAAAAAATGCTCTTGAATATCGCCTGATAATAGAGAAAGTTGACTGAAAATTTCAtcctaatttttcattaaaaaaacgcaGTTAAGCAGAGAGAAGTGTGTCCTCACATCCCTTCTAAAGTTAACATTGACCTTGACAGATAATGTCTAGGAAATCAGCTCTCCTCCAGTGCCTTCGCGCGAAACTAAGACAGCACGTCCGAAACGGGAAATGCGTTCGGGTCACGCAGACAACAACCATGGCACGCAaggctatgaagaaaaaaagattaCATCTGTTTCTGAGAATTTCAATTCTGCCTTCACAAGGTCGACTCCAAAAATATAATGATGGGTTCTATCTTCGCGACAATCAAAGTTTACGTAACCTAATGGTCTCCAGAAATTCATGTCTACTCGGATAGCAACCGATTAAAAAACTTTCAAGTTGAATGTATTTTTAGAATGTTTAGCTTTCTACTATACAGCCATTTATATGACAATAAATAAACGTATTCTCAACTCACAGCTCACTCAATTTAAGCTGACTTTCTTCCtataaatttatcttttcaaaACCTTTTTTCTTCAAGCTTCGTTTGATTGACCGAAACTAAGCCTTAacctaaaatgaaaaaatctgatgataattttaaaattgatttccaaTAAAGTAAATACAATCTTGTTAGCTCACACACAGAAAATATATCTACTCGGCATTACTGACTTCATAACTCAGAAATACTTCAGAGACGTGTCAAACATGAGAATTTGAAACCCATCGCTAAAACCTCATGTTAACCCTGCATGATATTTTATCAAGATCCAGTATCGATGAACTGACAGTATGTCATTTGAGGAGATCATTTTTTGTAGCTACATAAAGGTTTTCCACAAGTCATGGCCAAGACGAAAATCCacaaaacttaaaattataaaaataactcaaTTCCTCATTAAATTCAAAACACCGAGGAGTAATTTGGAAAAGCACGaggtaaaaagaataaatattttgtatgcaCGATGGTAAGGCCAGTTCATGGGATCAGAGGGTGAAAGGATCACCTTCACCATAGAGGTAAGGTTGCTAAATATAACATACTAATGAAGATGACGAGCTGAATTCCAAAACtatttaatacaaaattattattatctgataatatttccacactcCTTTGAATATTCCCCGCATttaatatagcaaaaaaataatctgAGCTGAGTGAAGAAAAAGGAATGGGACGAGAAAAACCATTTAATTTGTTCAAAAACTCACAGTTTTACACaatgaattattataataatgaagatcaaaacaaaataaaaatacattaacaatgatgaatgcaatgaaaa
It includes:
- the LOC124154283 gene encoding shematrin-like protein 1, which produces MKSTILLLIVLVASTLAMPAPEEEHREYSRSKRSFLGGYGLYPPYGGYGYGFPAYGFAYPGYGYPYGIGGYGLYKGFGHGFYG